In the Malassezia vespertilionis chromosome 3, complete sequence genome, one interval contains:
- a CDS encoding uncharacterized protein (COG:P; TransMembrane:11 (i29-54o66-84i105-132o171-199i211-235o241-262i274-292o304-321i385-408o414-444i456-479o); EggNog:ENOG503NZAA): MANDAGHRADTPPEAVPEQRYEMQSTASLLMQTLPMLIVALLGLLLSGAVLANITHWSAFSKVDKFFILVPIMMNLKGNLELNLSLRMSTAANIGELDNRRTRRAIVLGNMALLQAQALIVAFAAGILSFILGSHDRSPSDANVHARGQVHTPGHASMDRAARLQNGYFEFALVLAVSMLAASLSSAVQGMNLCALVILSRCSKMNPDNTVVPIAGSLGDLIAITMLGLLAAGMLQFEGTGIATVVFSLLIILCIVFLVVTLRNAYVHELVAHGWTPLFSAALISSFAGVLLDKNAARFEGLPLLSPIVAGLPGVAAAILVSSMSSALHSGNVVAPTRSVTQGEYVPLTQRGAPERPAASSVGHGILAQVLASLRPCAPLQGWRLPIFLLLSTSGVQIGFVFLLRLLGFLRFGWLFGVLFSVLTVLLICTALCMSHWLCFFLWYWDFDPDTSCMPYVTAIIDLLGQLLLFALFAAVSYMSDPVKTH, translated from the exons aTGGCAAACGATGCGGGCCATCGTGCGGATACCCCCCCGGAGGCGGTCCCAGAGCAGAGATACGAAATGCAAAGCACGGCGTCTTTGCTAATGCAGACGCTACCGATGCTCATCGTGGCGCTCCTAGGTCTCTTGCTCTCCGGTGCTGTGCTCGCCAACATCACGCATTGGAGCGCGTTCTCCAAGGTAGACAAGTTTTTCATCCTGGTCCCCATCATGATGAATCTAAAAGGGAATTTAGAGCTGAACCTGTCTCTGCGTATGTCTACAGCA GCAAATATCGGCGAGCTTGACAATCGGCggacgcgtcgcgcaatCGTTTTGGGAAACATGGCACTGCTCCAAGCACAAGCGTTGATTGTCGCTTTTGCCGCTGGCATCCTGTCTTTTATTTTAGGGAGCCATGATCGCTCCCCCTCCGATGCGAATGTCCACGCACGAGGCCAAGTACATACCCCGGGCCATGCCTCAATggaccgcgccgcgcggctaCAAAATGGCTACTTTGAATTTGCACTTGTGCTTGCTGTATCCAtgcttgcagcgtcgctgtcCTCTGCCGTGCAAGGCATGAACCTTTGTGCGCTTGTCATTCTGTCGCGGTGCAGCAAGATGAATCCAGACAACACCGTCGTGCCCATTGCAGGCTCGCTTGGCGATTTGATCGCCATTACAATGCTGGGGCTCCTGGCCGCGGGAATGCTACAGTTTGAGGGCACTGGCATTGCGACTGTTGTCTTTTCGCTGCTCATTATACTGTGCATTGTGTTTCTTGTGGTCACGCTGCGTAATGCCTACGTGCACGAACTGGTCGCGCACGGCTGGACGCCGTTGTTCTCCGCGGCGCTCATTAGCTCTTTTGCCGGCGTGCTACTCGACAAGAATGCCGCACGCTTCGAGGGATTGCCGCTGCTATCTCCCATAGTCGCGGGGCTTCCCGGCGTTGCTGCTGCGATCCTTGTCTCGAGCATGTCTTCTGCACTGCACAGCGGCAATGTGGTTGCGCCCACGCGAAGTGTGACGCAGGGCGAGTATGTGCCGCTGacacagcgcggcgcacccgAGCGCCCAGCAGCGTCCAGTGTGGGCCACGGCATATTAGCGCAAGTCCTCGCCTCGCTGCGGCCTTGTGCGCCATTGCAAGGATGGCGACTTCCCATCTTTTTGCTTCTATCCACCTCGGGTGTCCAGATTGGGTTTGTATTTCTACTGCGGCTCCTTGGCTTTCTGCGCTTTGGGTGGCTGTTTGGGGTCTTGTTTTCTGTCCTGACGGTGCTACTAATTTGCactgcgctgtgcatgtCCCACTGGCTCTGCTTTTTCCTATGGTACTGGGACTTTGATCCCGATACGTCCTGCATGCCGTACGTCACGGCCATTATCGACTTGCTCGGCCAGCTgctgctctttgcgctcttTGCAGCCGTGAGTTACATGAGCGACCCTGTGAAGACACACTAG